In the genome of Notamacropus eugenii isolate mMacEug1 chromosome 5, mMacEug1.pri_v2, whole genome shotgun sequence, one region contains:
- the CENATAC gene encoding centrosomal AT-AC splicing factor, with amino-acid sequence MAPAQRCPLCRQSFFSGRGHVYSRKHQRQLREALERLLPQVEAARKAIRAAQVERYSPEHDQCCWCLCCGCEVQKHLSHGNMTVLHGGLLEHLACPDHRKATSKFWWENKADVLLKEKFLVSQQDYSRFKKSMVKALDSYEEKEDEMIKRMAAQIREVERSRQEVVQSVLEPQAVPDPEEGCSAPCNWKGTNSIASSSQQLSLDPLPAPELNWMEAAQSLTFIGHQDTPGVGNVHSGATPPWLLQDDEDSNSLAHQIGPSYEEFLKEKEKQKLRKLPPDRVGANFDHFSSTGAGWLPSFGRVWNNGRRWQSRHQFKAETKQ; translated from the exons ATGGCCCCGGCACAGCGCTGCCCTCTGTGCCGCCAGAGCTTCTTCTCGGGCCGCGGACACGTCTACAGCCGCAAACACCAGCGACAGCTGAGGGAGGCCCTGGAGCGGCTGCTGCCCCAG GTGGAGGCTGCCCGAAAAGCCATCCGGGCTGCCCAGGTAGAGCGTTATTCCCCTGAGCATGACCAGTGCTGCTGGTGTCTGTGCTGTGGCTGTGAGGTTCAGAAACACCTGAGCCATGGAAACATGACTGTGCTGCATGGAGGTCTGCTAGAACATCTGGCCTG TCCAGACCACAGGAAAGCAACTAGTAAATTTTGGTGGGAGAATAAAGCAGATGTCTTGCTAAAAGAAAAGTTCCTAGTCTCCCAGCAAGATTACAGCCG ATTCAAGAAATCTATGGTAAAGGCCCTGGACTCCTATGAGGAAAAAGAGGATGAAATGATTAAAAGG ATGGCAGCTCAGATTCGAGAGGTGGAACGCAGCCGGCAGGAGGTGGTACAATCTGTCTTAGAG CCTCAGGCAGTGCCGGACCCAGAAGAGGGCTGTTCGGCGCCCTGTAACTGGAAAGGAACAAACAG catagCCTCCAGCTCACAGCAGCTCTCCTTGGACCCACTACCTGCCCCAGAATTGAACTGGATGGAGGCCGCACAGTCCCTGACTTTCATTGGACATCAG GACACACCTGGAGTTGGCAATGTTCATTCAG gGGCTACCCCTCCATGGCTGTTGCAGGATGATGAAGACAGCAACAGCTTGGCACACCAGATTGGACCTTCCTATGAAGAATTCCTCAAAGAAA aagagaagcagaaattgAGAAAGCTACCTCCAGACCGAGTAGGGGCCAATTTTGATCACTTCTCTAGTACAGGTGCAGGCTGGTTGCCTTCCTTTGGCAGAGTTTGGAACAATGGACGTCGATGGCAATCTCG GCATCAATTCAAAGCAGAAACAAAGCAATAG